In Janthinobacterium agaricidamnosum NBRC 102515 = DSM 9628, the DNA window CGACGGCAGTAACAGGAACCATAGCGCAAAAAATGGCCACAGCAACGATAAAAATTGCGCCGCGCCATTGAAGTTCAAGAATTTGCCTTGCACCCAGCCCTGCAAGGTGGCCATGAAATACGGGTTGATCGGCGTGGTATTCACGATCACCAGGCTGAGCAGCAGGGCGGCGGTGGCGACCCGCCGCTGCGCCACCGGCGGCGCGAACGCCAGTCCGCCAAGCATGATCAAGCCGATCAAGAAACCGCCCTGGGCGCCGGGCGTGACCCAGACCAGCGCGTTCTCGGGCGCAAACAGCAGCGCGCTGGCCATGGTGCGCACCACCAGCGCGGCGCCGATCAGGCCAACCACCAGCACCGCTTTCGGCGCGCCGCGGCGCAGCATGCACAGCAAGGTCAGTACCGCGCCGGTCATGCCGCAGGCGGTGATGATGGTTTCCGACAGCCAGTATTGCTCGACCGTCAGCACCACGTCGGGCCGTAAAAAGGACGCCAGGTCGATATCGGCATCGAGCAGGCTGGACAACCATTCCGACAAGATCGGCAGCAATTGGCCGAGACCAAAGAGATAGCCTTGCGGATAGATTTGCGCCAGCGGCCACAAGCCGATCAGCACCAGGCCCTGGCTGCCGTGTTCGGCGAACCAGCTATGGCGCAAATGGTGCAGGTGGCTGTGGTCGAGCAGCTTGCGCACGCTCAGCGCGCCGATGATGGCGCCGATGCAGCAGCCGACGGAATTGGTATAAAAGTCGAGGTTCGACGAGACCCGGGTCGGCAAATACGATTGCACCGCTTCCATCGAGCCGGACAGCAAGACGCCGCACAGGCTTGCGATCAGCACCGCCGCCAAGCCTGTGATGCGTGGAAACAGCGTATACACGATCAAGCCGCCCAGCGGGATATAGCCGACCACATTGATGCCGACGTCGAACTTGGTCCAGTAGCGCGGCATCGTGGTGTGTTCGAGGAAGGTCAGCGGCGACAGGCCGTTGCTGTGCCAGCCGGAAAAGGGAAACCAGCTGGCATAGACGATCAGGAACACATACGCCAGCAGCGAGGCGCGCGCGATCGGCGACGGCCGGCTGCTGACGGTGGGAATGGACTCGGTCATTCTTTCGGTATCGGCAATACGGCCAGCCAGGCCAGGATATCGGCCGAGATGGCGTCGGACGCCGTCGCCAGCGCCCTGGCGCCCCCTTGCGCATCGGCGCTGGCGGCGGCCTGGTTGCGGCTGAAGGTTTTCTGGTCGATCAGGCGATGGCCGCGAAACAGCGACGCGCGCAAGGTGACTTGGCCGCTGCTGCGGGTCTGGCTATCGAAATTCTGCGAAAAATCCTCGACCTCGATGCGTAGCAGCGGAATGCCGGCCGCCGCGTCGGTGGTCGACAGCACCTTGACGCCGGATTGGGCGACCCGCGATTTCAGACGCTGGCTCAGCAATTGCAGCGGCGCCGTATTCCAGTGGTTTTGCGCGTATGGCCGCGATTGCTGCGCGTCGGCGTACAGCAGGCGGTAATACATGCGCTGGCTATCCAGCCACGACGGTCCGCTGGCGTCGGCGATCACCAGCGCCGGCAAGGCTGGCGCTGCTTGATTGCTGGCCGCCACTGGCGCCGGCGGGCCGAAATCGTACAGCGTCGGCAAGGGACCGCGGCTGACGCAGCCGGCCAGCAGCAAGGCGGCGCCGGCCAGGCTGAATGATTTGAGTTGGGAAATCATGTTCACGGTTATCCTTATTTGGTCGGGGCCACAAAACCGGCTTCGCCGGGACCGGGCGGCACAGCGGGCGCGCCGAACAAGATGCTTTGCGGACGTTCGTTGAGCGAATTCATCGTGCCTTTCAGCGCCCGCATCGACGAACGCGCTTCCATGCTCAAGTCGATAATTTGCGGCAGGACTTCCAGTTGCACGCCATTGGCCACCGTTTCGACCGAACCTCCGACCCGGTCGACGGTGGCGCCCAGCTTGTCGATCGCGCCGCCCGGTGCTTGCAGCTTGCTGCCTAGCGTATCCCAGTTGTTGGCCAGCTTGCTGACGTCATTGGCGGCCGCATTCATCGACGTCAGGCTCTGCCGGGTCTGGTCGACCAGACCCGGTAATTTGGACAGCGTCGGCTCCAGTTGTTGCGGAATCGCCGAGAAGGCCTTGGCGGCCTTGCTGATATCCTGGAACGCGCCGAGCATTGCGGCCTGGTTTTCCGGGCTGAGCAGGCTGTTGGCCTTGCTGGTCAATTGCTCGGCCTGGTCGAGCAGTTTCTTGCCGCGTTTTTCCAGCTGATCCAGCAAGCCCGGCCGCAATGGTATGCGGGCTGGATTGGCGACGCTGGTGGTCAGCAGCCTGGAACCGGTCAATTCATCGTCAAGTTGAATATAGGCAATCCCGGTCACGCCCTGATAGCCGAGCATCGCATAGGTGGTCTGGGTGATCGGCGCGTCCGGATCGACGCTGAGGTGCACCAGGATCTGGCCGGTCACCCTGGTGTCGAAATCGATGGCATCGACCTTGCCCACTTCCAGGCCGCGGTAGCGCACCGACGCCTGCGGGTTCAAGCCCGGCACCGATTGCGTCGTCGCCAGCAGGTAAGGCACGCGCTCGACCCGGTCGCGGTTGAACCAGACGCCGAATAATACCGCCGCCGCCAGCAGTGCGATGGTGAAAAATCCCGTCATCAGGGCATGTGATCTGTTTTCCATTACTTCTCCGATTTCTGATCCAGCACCGCCAGCGCGCGCAAGCCGCGGTCGCCAAGGAAGAATTGCTTGATGAACGGATGCTCGACCTTGATCACCTCGCGTGTCGGGCCGATCGCGATCACATGTTTTTCGGCCAGCACCGCGATCCGCGTCGAGAGCGCGAACAGGGTGTCCAGGTCATGCGTCACCATCACCACCGTCAAGCCCAGTTCGCGGTGCAGCGACTGGATCAGCGCCACAAAACTTTCCGACAGATCCGGGTCCAGCCCGGCGGTCGGTTCATCCAGGAACAGCAGCTTCGGTTCCAGCGCCAGCGCGCGCGCCAGCGCCACCCGCTTGATCATGCCGCCGGACAGGTCGGACGGCATTTTGGTCGCATGTTCCGGCCCCAATCCGACCATATTCATTTTTAATAATACCGCGTCGCGTATCAAGTCTTCCGGCAGCGCGTGCAATTCGCGCATCGGCTGGGCCACGTTGTCGAACACCGTCAGCGCCGAATACAGCGCGCCTTGCTGGAACAGCATGCCCCAGTGATTGCGCAATTGCTGCAAATGTGCCGAGTCGGCCTGACTGATATCTTCGCCGAATACCCGTACGCAGCCGCGCGCCGGCCGTTCCAGTCCCAGCATCTGGCGCAGCAGCACCGTCTTGCCGGTCCCGGAACCGCCGACGATGGACATGATTTCGCCCCGTTCGATGGCCAGGTTCAAGTCCTGGTGCACCACGGTGCGGCCGAACTTGGTCCACAGATTGGTAATTTCCACCACGGGCGCGTTGCCGTTCAAGTTGAATTCGCTTTCCCGGCCGCAAGAGCCAGCGGCTGCCGTATCGAGGTCGTCGTTTATCGCATCGCTCATCGATACCCCACGCCGTTGAAGATGATCGCAAACACCGCGTCGGCCAGAATCACCACCGTGATCGCGGTGACTACCGCGGTGGTGGTGCCGCGTCCCAGGCTTTCGGTATTGGCCTTGATGCGCAAGCCGAAGTGGCACGACACCAGTGCGATCAGCATGCCGAATACCGCGCCCTTGCCTAGGCCGATCAGATAGTTCGCGAGCGGCACCGCGTCCGGCAGTTTCTGGATGAAATAACGGGCCGACAAGTTCAATTCGATCTTGGCCGCCACCATGCCGCCGATCAGCGCCGCGGTATCGGTCCAGATCACCAGCAGCGGCATCGAAATCGCCAGCGCCACGACTTTCGGCATGATCAGGCGGAAACCGTGCGAAATGCCCATCACCAGCATCGCATCGAGTTCCTCCGTGACGCGCATCACGCCCAGTTGCGCGGTGATCGACGAGCCGGAACGCCCGGCCACCAGGATCGCGGCCAGCAGCGGCCCCAGTTCGCGGATCACGCTCATGCCGAGCAGGTTGACCAGGTAAATGTCGCCGCCAAAGGCGCGCAGTTGCTGCGCCGATAGATAAGACAGCACCACCCCGATCAGGAACCCGACCAGCGCGGTGATGCCCAGCGCCTGGAATCCGGCGTGGAATACATTGGCGGAAATTTCACGCCATGGGCCGCGCATCGGCCGCCGGATAAAGCGGCCGATATCTTGCGTCACTTGGCCGATCAGCGCGATGAAGGCTCTTAAATGTTCGAAGAAGGACAGGATCGCAAAACCCAGCACCATCACCGAGGTCAGCCGCTGGCCCCGGCTGCGCGGGATTTCCAGCGGACCAACTTGTTCCAGGCGTTTGAAAAATTCTTCCTGTTCCGGCGCCAGCGTCAAATTGGCCGGCCGTGCCTTGCCCCAGGCATTCCAGAACAACTGGGCGCCGATATGGTCCATGCTGTCAATCGGCGTCAAATCCCAGGACACGTTTTTATCGCCCTGCAACGGCGCCAACTGGGCGCTGATGGTTTTGATTGCGTGGCCCTGCGCCAGCGCGTGGACTTGCCAGGTGCCGCTGGCAATAACGGCGCCTTTCCCGGCTTGGCCTGGGGCGAGGGTGATACTAAGGATGGGCTCTTGAGCAATCGGCATCTTGTCAGTTTAAGTGAGATTTGCCGAGACCGCCACCGCTGTTCATCAAGCCCTTGCGCCTCAAGCGGCCAGCAAGGCGTGCGCTTTGGCCGGGCTCATGCAAAGTTATTTTCCACCGCAACAGCATATTTCCCCTGACAGGGCTTGCCAGGCCGTCCGGACTTCGTTATAGTTCGCCCCCTCGCAGAACGCCGCATGCAAATGCAAAGTAAAGCGGGGATAAAAAGAGGGTTGACGAAACAAGCGAAACGCTTCATACTCTTCCTTCTTCGCAGCTGGCAAACACAACGCTTTGTCGATAGCGCGAAAGCAGTACGGAATTGANNNNNCACACACTTAATTAATTAAGTGTGTGNNNNNCCCAGCAGGAGACAAGTGTCAGTACAAGTTATGCCTGATGACCATAGCAAGTTGGTCCCACCCCTTCCCATCCCGAACAGGACCGTGAAACAACTCTGCGCCGATGATAGTGCTGCAACCAGTGTGAAAGTAGGTTATTGTCAGGCTAGTTATAAGAAAGAACCCCCTTCCGGTGATCCGGTCGGGGGTTTTTTTACGTCTGCCGGTTTGACGCTTGGCGTGACAAAAAAAGAGGAACCAGGCTTGCGGCCTGCTTCCTCTTTTTACTTTTATTCCGTGCTGTTTATTCCGCGAGTACCGTATGGAATAGCTGATTGAGCTGTTTCATGCTACCCTTGCGTTCCACCTTTTCCAGAACCGGCGTTTCCAGCCTTTGCAATTCCGATTCGATGAAGGTATTCAGGCTTTTGATCTGCGGCGCCAGTTCCTTTTCCAGGCTGTTCCTTTTCCTTTCGAGCAGCGCATGTATGTCCTTGCGTACTTCATTATGGCCAGCGAGCAAATGCAGCAAGGCGTGGAACTCGATCGGCGGTGCGGTGTGATAAGTTTCGATCCAGCGCACCGCCAGCAATGGCCGCAAGACGTAGAAGTACTTCTTCAACGGCACCAAGTCGCTCATCAGGTAGCCGCGGTAATTGGTCTTCGCCATGCTGCGGTAGTGATAAATGCCTTTGTCAAAAGCATAGATTGATGGCAGCAGCTTTTGGGTTTCTTGCTTGAAGGCGCCGCGCGCCATGTACTGGATCGGCGATTGTATCCATTCGACGAAGGCGGGATTGCATTTCCAGAACAACATCAGCGCCTTGCGTACATCCCATCCATTCAAATCGATGTCGTCGACGATCGGATATTCAATCACGTCGCGTTTCTCTTCCAGGTCCACCGCGACATACCAATCCTTGGGCCGCGCATAAATAAAGCGTACGTCAAAATCGCTGTTCGGTGAGGCAAATCCCCAGGCACGGCTGCCTGATTCGATGGCCAGCAAGATGCGCACGCCTTCTTTTTCTTCGACGGCCGCGAGCCGGCGCATTATCTCTTCATGTATATCGGTCGGTATCATGTGTAATCTGTTCAGGAATGCAGCGAGGAGTGCACGACAAAATCCTCATGATATGGATTATCCTGGAATTTTTCTGGACACCCTAAGAACCTGTCCCAGTAGAAAATACATCGCCTGCTGACAGCCCCTCAACAGCGTGGATACGGCCGTCATCTATGACTTGCGTCGTCGTCGCATGGCTCGCCATGGGGCCTCCTCGCGCCTTGCCCACACTCCTGACGAGCAGCCATCAGACGACGCTCCCTACTGGGGTAGGTTCTAAGAGCCTATCCCAGTAGATGAATACGCCCTCTTCTGGCGCCCCTCAGCAGCGGGGACTGCGTTGATCGTCGTCGCGTGGCGCGCCACGCTTCCTCCTCACGCCTGGTCCGCGCTGCTGATGCGCGGCCAGCAGAAGACGCTCACTACTGGGATAGGCTCTAAGTCAACGATATAACTGTATCCCAGCTCAGGCCAGAGCGGGACAGATATTTTTTGAGCCGGTCCGCATCATTCGGCCGGACTTTTGCATCGCGCGATACCGCATACAGCTTGCGGCCGGTGTCGGACATTGACTTCGATTGCCGGCACAGTCCTATCACCGCTTGGAGCTGCAACTGGTCGAACAAGGCCAGGGTGTCTTATCGAGCCTGATCGGCCTGGACTGAGTTTGTATACAATCAAATAAGAAGAGAAAAAATCATGAAAAACGAACATTACGACCTACTCCATACCGAAGGCGACCGTCCGCTGAAGATGTGGACCAGGGGCGTGCCGGTGGAGGATAGCGCCAGGCGCCAGTTGATGAATACCGCAAAAATGCCCTTTATTTACAAGCATATCGCGGTCATGCCGGATGTGCACCTGGGTAAAGGCTCGGCCATCGGCAGCGTGATCCCGACCTTGGGCGCGGTGATACCCGCCGCGGTCGGCGTCGATATCGGCTGCGGCATGATGGCGGCGAAAACCACGCTGACGGCAAACGACTTGCCGGATAATTTGGCAACGTTGCGCAGTGCGATCGAAAAAGCCATCCCGCATGGGATGACGCCGAAGACGCGGCGATCGCATGGCCGCGACGAAGGCTCCTGGCAAAACCCGCCGGCACCGGTCGATGCCGCGTGGGCTTTGCTGAAAGATGAATTCGACGTCATTTGCCTCAAGACTCCCAAGCTGGCCAACACCAATCATTACCGTCATATGGGGACGCTGGGCGGCGGCAATCACTTCGTTGAAGTGTGCCTGGACGAAGCTGGCGT includes these proteins:
- a CDS encoding MlaD family protein, which gives rise to MENRSHALMTGFFTIALLAAAVLFGVWFNRDRVERVPYLLATTQSVPGLNPQASVRYRGLEVGKVDAIDFDTRVTGQILVHLSVDPDAPITQTTYAMLGYQGVTGIAYIQLDDELTGSRLLTTSVANPARIPLRPGLLDQLEKRGKKLLDQAEQLTSKANSLLSPENQAAMLGAFQDISKAAKAFSAIPQQLEPTLSKLPGLVDQTRQSLTSMNAAANDVSKLANNWDTLGSKLQAPGGAIDKLGATVDRVGGSVETVANGVQLEVLPQIIDLSMEARSSMRALKGTMNSLNERPQSILFGAPAVPPGPGEAGFVAPTK
- a CDS encoding VanZ family protein, whose amino-acid sequence is MTESIPTVSSRPSPIARASLLAYVFLIVYASWFPFSGWHSNGLSPLTFLEHTTMPRYWTKFDVGINVVGYIPLGGLIVYTLFPRITGLAAVLIASLCGVLLSGSMEAVQSYLPTRVSSNLDFYTNSVGCCIGAIIGALSVRKLLDHSHLHHLRHSWFAEHGSQGLVLIGLWPLAQIYPQGYLFGLGQLLPILSEWLSSLLDADIDLASFLRPDVVLTVEQYWLSETIITACGMTGAVLTLLCMLRRGAPKAVLVVGLIGAALVVRTMASALLFAPENALVWVTPGAQGGFLIGLIMLGGLAFAPPVAQRRVATAALLLSLVIVNTTPINPYFMATLQGWVQGKFLNFNGAAQFLSLLWPFFALWFLLLPSHKLNRLDGPNRRAEDTV
- a CDS encoding ABC-type transport auxiliary lipoprotein family protein, whose product is MISQLKSFSLAGAALLLAGCVSRGPLPTLYDFGPPAPVAASNQAAPALPALVIADASGPSWLDSQRMYYRLLYADAQQSRPYAQNHWNTAPLQLLSQRLKSRVAQSGVKVLSTTDAAAGIPLLRIEVEDFSQNFDSQTRSSGQVTLRASLFRGHRLIDQKTFSRNQAAASADAQGGARALATASDAISADILAWLAVLPIPKE
- a CDS encoding ABC transporter ATP-binding protein, with protein sequence MSDAINDDLDTAAAGSCGRESEFNLNGNAPVVEITNLWTKFGRTVVHQDLNLAIERGEIMSIVGGSGTGKTVLLRQMLGLERPARGCVRVFGEDISQADSAHLQQLRNHWGMLFQQGALYSALTVFDNVAQPMRELHALPEDLIRDAVLLKMNMVGLGPEHATKMPSDLSGGMIKRVALARALALEPKLLFLDEPTAGLDPDLSESFVALIQSLHRELGLTVVMVTHDLDTLFALSTRIAVLAEKHVIAIGPTREVIKVEHPFIKQFFLGDRGLRALAVLDQKSEK
- a CDS encoding nucleotidyltransferase domain-containing protein → MIPTDIHEEIMRRLAAVEEKEGVRILLAIESGSRAWGFASPNSDFDVRFIYARPKDWYVAVDLEEKRDVIEYPIVDDIDLNGWDVRKALMLFWKCNPAFVEWIQSPIQYMARGAFKQETQKLLPSIYAFDKGIYHYRSMAKTNYRGYLMSDLVPLKKYFYVLRPLLAVRWIETYHTAPPIEFHALLHLLAGHNEVRKDIHALLERKRNSLEKELAPQIKSLNTFIESELQRLETPVLEKVERKGSMKQLNQLFHTVLAE
- a CDS encoding MlaE family ABC transporter permease, which gives rise to MPIAQEPILSITLAPGQAGKGAVIASGTWQVHALAQGHAIKTISAQLAPLQGDKNVSWDLTPIDSMDHIGAQLFWNAWGKARPANLTLAPEQEEFFKRLEQVGPLEIPRSRGQRLTSVMVLGFAILSFFEHLRAFIALIGQVTQDIGRFIRRPMRGPWREISANVFHAGFQALGITALVGFLIGVVLSYLSAQQLRAFGGDIYLVNLLGMSVIRELGPLLAAILVAGRSGSSITAQLGVMRVTEELDAMLVMGISHGFRLIMPKVVALAISMPLLVIWTDTAALIGGMVAAKIELNLSARYFIQKLPDAVPLANYLIGLGKGAVFGMLIALVSCHFGLRIKANTESLGRGTTTAVVTAITVVILADAVFAIIFNGVGYR